Proteins encoded within one genomic window of Mycolicibacterium aubagnense:
- the pcrA gene encoding DNA helicase PcrA, translating to MTSTAPDTDQLLDGLNPQQRAAVLHEGSPLLIVAGAGSGKTAVLTRRIAYLLANRDVGVGQILAITFTNKAAAEMRERVIQLVGTKAKSMWVSTFHSTCVRILRNQASLLPGLNSNFSIYDADDSRRLLMMVGKDLNLDVKRYSPRMLATAISNLKNELIDPLQAASEASEADEDLPRIVAEVYGEYQRRLRAANAMDFDDLIGETVAVLQSFPQIAQYYRRRFRHILVDEYQDTNHAQYVLVRELVGHHLEDGADSANQVPPAELCVVGDADQSIYAFRGATIRNIEDFERDFPNAKTILLEQNYRSTQTILSAANGVISRNAGRRDKKLWTDAGEGELIVGYVADNEHDEARFIAEEIDTLTTKGSGIDTKFSYGDVAVFYRTNNSSRSVEDIFIRAGIPYKVVGGMRFYERKEIRDIVAYLRVLDNPGDSVSMRRILNTPRRGIGDRAEACVAVYAENTGASFNDALQAAAEGRVPMLNSRSEKAIASFVELLDSLRGGLDGELGDLVETVLDRTGYRRELEASSDPQDQARLDNLNELVSVAHEFSTDLANAQALQEEELDEDVPDTGALAAFLERVSLVADADEIPEDGDGVVTMMTLHTAKGLEFPVVFVTGWEDGMFPHMRALGDPTELSEERRLAYVGITRARQRLYLSRAKVRSSWGQPMLNPESRFLQEIPQELIDWRRVEPPPSLSAPSRYGSGGSGGGLGGGRPSPMRPAPNRNKPLVVLSPGDRVTHDKYGLGRVEEVSGVGESAMSLIDFGSSGRVKLMHNHAPVQKL from the coding sequence ATGACCAGCACTGCCCCCGACACCGACCAGTTGTTAGACGGCCTCAACCCGCAGCAGCGTGCAGCTGTGTTGCACGAGGGTTCGCCCCTGCTGATCGTGGCCGGTGCCGGCTCGGGCAAGACCGCGGTGCTCACCCGGCGCATCGCCTATCTGCTGGCCAACCGCGACGTCGGCGTCGGCCAGATCCTGGCCATCACGTTCACCAACAAGGCCGCCGCCGAGATGCGTGAGCGCGTGATCCAGTTGGTCGGCACCAAGGCCAAATCCATGTGGGTGTCGACGTTCCATTCCACGTGCGTCCGCATCCTGCGCAACCAGGCGTCGCTGCTGCCGGGGCTGAACTCCAACTTCTCCATCTACGACGCCGACGACTCGCGCCGTTTGCTGATGATGGTCGGCAAGGATCTGAACCTCGACGTCAAGCGGTACTCGCCGCGCATGCTGGCAACCGCGATCTCGAACCTGAAGAACGAACTGATCGACCCGCTGCAGGCTGCTTCGGAGGCGTCCGAGGCCGATGAGGACCTGCCGCGCATCGTCGCCGAGGTGTACGGCGAATACCAGCGCCGGCTGCGGGCCGCGAACGCCATGGACTTCGACGACCTGATCGGCGAGACAGTCGCTGTGCTGCAGAGCTTTCCGCAGATCGCGCAGTACTACCGGCGCCGCTTCCGGCACATCCTGGTCGACGAGTACCAGGACACCAACCACGCGCAGTACGTGCTGGTGCGCGAGCTGGTCGGGCACCATCTGGAGGACGGCGCCGACAGTGCCAATCAGGTCCCGCCCGCCGAGCTGTGCGTTGTGGGCGACGCCGACCAGTCCATCTACGCGTTCCGCGGCGCGACGATCCGCAACATCGAGGATTTCGAGCGCGACTTCCCGAATGCGAAAACGATTCTGCTGGAACAGAACTACCGGTCCACCCAGACCATCCTGTCGGCCGCGAACGGTGTCATCAGCCGCAATGCCGGTCGCCGGGACAAGAAGCTGTGGACCGACGCGGGCGAGGGTGAGTTGATCGTCGGCTACGTCGCCGACAACGAGCACGATGAGGCGCGGTTCATCGCCGAGGAGATCGACACCCTGACCACCAAGGGCAGCGGCATCGACACCAAGTTCAGTTACGGCGATGTCGCGGTGTTCTACCGCACCAACAACTCGTCGCGCTCGGTGGAAGACATCTTCATCCGAGCCGGTATCCCGTACAAAGTCGTTGGCGGCATGCGCTTCTACGAGCGCAAGGAGATTCGCGACATCGTCGCGTACCTGCGGGTGCTGGACAACCCGGGCGACTCCGTGAGCATGCGGCGCATCCTCAACACCCCGCGTCGCGGTATCGGCGACCGAGCCGAAGCGTGTGTGGCGGTGTATGCCGAGAACACCGGCGCCAGCTTCAACGATGCGCTGCAGGCCGCCGCCGAAGGCCGGGTGCCGATGCTGAACTCCCGTTCGGAGAAGGCAATTGCGAGTTTCGTCGAGCTGCTGGACAGCCTGCGCGGCGGACTCGACGGTGAGCTGGGTGACCTGGTCGAGACGGTGCTGGACCGCACCGGCTACCGTCGCGAGCTGGAGGCCTCGAGTGATCCGCAGGATCAGGCGCGGCTGGACAACTTGAACGAATTGGTGAGCGTCGCACACGAATTCAGCACCGACCTGGCCAATGCTCAGGCCCTTCAGGAAGAGGAGCTGGACGAGGACGTGCCCGACACCGGGGCGTTGGCCGCGTTCCTGGAGCGCGTCTCGCTGGTGGCGGACGCCGATGAAATCCCCGAGGACGGCGACGGCGTCGTCACCATGATGACGCTGCACACCGCCAAGGGCCTCGAATTCCCCGTGGTTTTCGTGACCGGCTGGGAAGACGGCATGTTCCCGCACATGCGCGCACTCGGCGATCCCACGGAACTGTCCGAGGAACGCCGGCTGGCCTACGTCGGCATCACCCGGGCCCGGCAGCGGCTGTACCTGAGTCGCGCCAAGGTGCGGTCGTCGTGGGGGCAACCCATGCTGAACCCGGAATCACGCTTCCTGCAAGAGATTCCGCAGGAGCTCATCGACTGGCGACGGGTCGAGCCGCCGCCATCGTTGTCGGCGCCGAGTCGCTACGGCTCTGGTGGATCAGGTGGTGGTCTCGGTGGTGGGCGTCCATCGCCCATGCGGCCGGCACCGAACCGCAACAAGCCGCTGGTGGTGCTGTCACCGGGTGACCGCGTCACTCACGACAAGTACGGCCTGGGTCGCGTCGAAGAGGTCAGTGGCGTCGGCGAATCGG